One Gelria sp. Kuro-4 DNA segment encodes these proteins:
- a CDS encoding DedA family protein: MKENGVLELLAAPAGIGMYALVLFLEGTGLPGIPYEAFFLAAGVLIAAGRLALVPLLALATLANTLGTLAGYAAGRFGGRPLLERYGPFLGVRPGAVARVENWYARWGGAAIIISRIIGLTRTPAILLAGIARMDLKVYLFYSVLTSLGWCTAQQLVYLYLGQTAARFLSPRVLELITLGGVLLGVFYVLFFWLTCRRRARPS; encoded by the coding sequence ATGAAAGAAAACGGCGTTTTGGAGCTCCTTGCGGCGCCCGCCGGCATCGGGATGTATGCCCTCGTGCTTTTCCTGGAAGGAACCGGCCTGCCCGGTATACCTTACGAGGCCTTCTTTTTGGCGGCCGGCGTGCTCATCGCCGCCGGCCGGCTGGCGCTCGTTCCCCTCCTTGCCCTAGCTACGCTGGCCAACACCCTGGGCACCCTGGCGGGCTACGCGGCCGGCCGCTTCGGCGGACGGCCGCTCCTCGAGCGCTACGGACCCTTCTTGGGCGTGCGGCCCGGGGCAGTGGCGCGGGTGGAGAACTGGTATGCCCGCTGGGGCGGGGCCGCCATCATCATCTCACGCATCATCGGCCTGACCCGGACGCCGGCCATTCTGCTCGCCGGCATTGCCCGCATGGATCTTAAGGTCTACCTTTTCTACTCCGTCTTAACTTCACTGGGCTGGTGTACGGCCCAGCAGCTCGTCTACCTTTACCTGGGCCAAACGGCTGCCCGCTTCCTCAGCCCGCGGGTTTTAGAGCTGATTACCCTGGGGGGCGTACTTTTGGGCGTCTTTTACGTCCTGTTCTTTTGGCTTACCTGCCGCCGCCGCGCGCGGCCGTCTTAG
- a CDS encoding [FeFe] hydrogenase, group A translates to MTAAMWVDGREVELNGEKNLLEVVQKAGVDLPTFCYHSELSVYGACRMCLVEDERGRLLAACATPPEPGLKLRTHTRRLLHHRRLILELILSNHNRDCTTCEKSGACRLQELADRLGVNKVRFPQKKEAGPVDVGPALVRDPSKCILCGDCVRMCEEVQGVGVLGFAYRGGRLAVVPAFGKRMSEVECVNCGQCAGACPTGALVVKSDVERVWAALADPAKKVVAQVAPAVRVAFSEAFGLPPGTSGAGQVAAALRCLGFDRVYDTCFSADLTVREECHEFLDRLQAGTNLPQFTSCCPAWVKFAEQYYPEYLPNISSCRSPQAMFGALAKSYLPAELEVAPENLFVVSIMPCTAKKFEAGRRELGRDGVPDVDAVLTTQELVRMVRQASLDFSRLEGEAFDLPFGLATGAGVIFGVTGGVAEAVLRTAARALDGRTPPLEFRAVRGLAGCKEAELELGGRQLRVAVVHGLGEARSLLQALKAGEKRYDLIEVMACPGGCVGGGGQPLPNDAAHRAARGEGLYRLDREHELRRADENPLVEQLYQKHLGAPGSKEAEELLHTHYSPRRRISGEEVAVAPGGAAVKTRIRVCVGTSCYLKGSYDVLQAFHRAIAASGRPEEFDLGATFCLENCPGGPSVEVNDRVLGQMTPEKAAELVHSLSAAERKV, encoded by the coding sequence ATGACGGCTGCCATGTGGGTTGACGGCCGCGAAGTGGAGTTAAACGGGGAGAAGAACCTCCTGGAAGTGGTGCAGAAGGCGGGGGTTGACCTGCCCACCTTTTGTTACCACTCGGAACTTTCTGTTTACGGCGCCTGCCGCATGTGCCTGGTGGAGGACGAGCGGGGGCGGCTCCTGGCCGCCTGTGCCACCCCGCCGGAGCCGGGGCTTAAGCTGCGCACCCATACCCGGCGCCTGCTGCACCACCGGCGCCTGATCCTGGAGCTTATCCTTTCCAACCACAACCGCGACTGCACCACCTGCGAAAAGAGCGGCGCCTGCCGGCTGCAGGAGCTGGCCGACCGCCTGGGGGTGAACAAGGTGCGCTTTCCTCAGAAGAAGGAGGCCGGCCCGGTGGACGTGGGCCCCGCCCTGGTGCGCGACCCCTCCAAGTGCATCCTCTGTGGCGACTGCGTCCGCATGTGCGAAGAGGTGCAAGGGGTGGGCGTGCTGGGGTTTGCCTACCGCGGTGGGCGCCTGGCTGTGGTGCCGGCCTTCGGCAAAAGGATGAGCGAAGTGGAGTGCGTCAACTGCGGCCAGTGCGCCGGCGCCTGTCCCACCGGGGCCTTGGTGGTAAAGTCGGACGTGGAGCGGGTGTGGGCGGCCCTGGCCGACCCGGCCAAGAAAGTAGTGGCGCAGGTGGCGCCGGCCGTGCGGGTGGCGTTCAGCGAAGCCTTCGGCCTGCCGCCGGGGACGTCCGGCGCCGGTCAGGTGGCGGCGGCCCTCCGGTGCCTGGGCTTTGACCGGGTGTACGACACCTGCTTCAGCGCCGACCTCACCGTGCGCGAGGAGTGCCACGAGTTTCTGGACCGGCTGCAGGCGGGCACCAACCTACCCCAGTTCACCTCCTGTTGCCCGGCCTGGGTTAAGTTCGCCGAGCAGTATTACCCGGAGTACCTGCCGAACATCTCGAGCTGCCGCTCGCCTCAGGCCATGTTCGGCGCCCTGGCCAAATCCTACCTGCCCGCCGAGCTGGAGGTGGCGCCGGAGAACCTGTTTGTGGTCTCCATCATGCCCTGCACCGCCAAAAAGTTCGAAGCTGGGCGCCGGGAGCTGGGGCGGGACGGGGTACCGGACGTCGATGCCGTACTCACCACCCAGGAGCTGGTACGGATGGTGCGCCAGGCTTCTTTGGACTTCAGCCGGCTGGAAGGCGAGGCCTTCGACCTGCCCTTCGGTCTGGCTACGGGTGCCGGCGTCATCTTCGGGGTTACGGGCGGCGTGGCCGAGGCCGTGCTCAGGACTGCGGCCCGGGCGCTCGATGGCAGGACGCCGCCCCTTGAGTTCCGGGCGGTGCGCGGCCTGGCCGGCTGCAAAGAGGCAGAGCTGGAGCTGGGCGGCCGGCAGCTGCGCGTGGCGGTGGTGCACGGGCTGGGCGAGGCGCGGTCACTGCTTCAGGCGCTGAAAGCCGGCGAAAAACGGTATGACCTGATCGAGGTGATGGCCTGCCCCGGCGGGTGCGTGGGCGGCGGCGGGCAACCCCTGCCGAACGACGCCGCCCACCGGGCCGCCCGCGGCGAGGGCTTGTACCGCCTGGATCGGGAGCACGAGCTGAGGCGGGCGGATGAGAACCCGCTGGTGGAACAGCTTTACCAGAAGCACCTGGGCGCCCCGGGCAGCAAGGAAGCGGAAGAGCTCCTCCACACCCACTACAGCCCGCGCCGGCGCATCAGCGGCGAAGAGGTGGCGGTGGCGCCCGGCGGCGCTGCAGTCAAAACCAGGATCCGGGTCTGCGTCGGCACCTCCTGTTATTTGAAGGGTTCCTACGATGTCTTGCAGGCTTTCCACCGGGCGATTGCGGCCAGCGGCCGCCCGGAGGAGTTTGACCTGGGTGCCACCTTCTGCCTGGAGAACTGCCCGGGCGGGCCGAGCGTCGAGGTGAACGACCGGGTACTGGGCCAGATGACGCCGGAAAAGGCGGCCGAACTGGTCCACTCCTTGAGCGCAGCGGAAAGAAAGGTTTAG
- a CDS encoding PIG-L deacetylase family protein has protein sequence MRRASKGVFLSLLLLLSGLGAYFWLLPLETEPNLEVRPLTPALTAADRVLVFAPHPDDETVGAAGFIQTALAAGARVKVVFFTCGDAFRYAAQRRLRLFKITPAGMRAFGQLRQKEALAALGVLGVPPEAAVFLGFPDRGLAALWQEHWSAAHPFRSPYTGVTSSPYGVHPVFATTYAGEVLVANVEELIRSEDPTVLIFPSPHEGHPDHWAASAFVSYALEDLKRNRGWSGQPQIYTYLVHYTGWPRPWGANLARNLEPPPPIAPEGIWLRLDLPWAARVQKYNAILKYQSQVAVMRGFLTSFARATELYWAYPPAEVLTAGPGGESPKAVAVDVVGDSIIDRWEKDADIVRLDAALDGENLRFWLRLRGPVSREISYRLEVVALEKGEAGRGRVAVSYPGPAAPGTGAVPAADTVSYQVSRRLLGDPAEIFVSAETYQGRVRADRLPQVRIVLHE, from the coding sequence ATGCGCCGCGCCAGCAAAGGAGTCTTCTTGAGTTTACTGCTTCTTCTCAGCGGGCTGGGAGCCTACTTTTGGCTGCTCCCGCTGGAGACAGAGCCTAACCTGGAGGTGCGACCGCTTACGCCGGCGCTTACAGCCGCGGACCGGGTGCTCGTCTTTGCCCCCCACCCGGACGACGAAACGGTGGGGGCAGCTGGCTTCATCCAGACGGCCCTGGCGGCGGGCGCACGGGTCAAGGTTGTCTTTTTTACCTGCGGCGACGCCTTTCGTTATGCGGCCCAGCGGCGCCTGCGGCTTTTTAAGATCACCCCGGCCGGCATGCGCGCCTTCGGCCAGCTGCGCCAGAAGGAGGCCTTGGCGGCTCTGGGGGTTCTCGGCGTCCCGCCCGAGGCGGCGGTTTTCCTCGGCTTTCCGGACCGGGGGCTGGCCGCGCTCTGGCAGGAACACTGGTCTGCCGCCCATCCCTTCCGGTCACCCTACACCGGTGTCACCTCCTCTCCCTACGGTGTGCACCCGGTTTTCGCCACCACCTATGCCGGCGAGGTACTCGTGGCCAACGTCGAGGAGCTCATCCGGAGCGAAGACCCCACCGTGCTCATTTTCCCCAGCCCGCACGAGGGCCACCCGGACCACTGGGCGGCGAGCGCTTTTGTCAGCTACGCCTTGGAAGACTTAAAGCGCAACCGGGGGTGGAGCGGGCAGCCCCAGATTTACACCTACCTGGTGCACTACACGGGCTGGCCGCGCCCCTGGGGCGCCAACCTGGCCCGTAACCTGGAGCCGCCGCCGCCCATCGCCCCGGAGGGGATCTGGCTGCGCCTGGATCTTCCCTGGGCCGCGCGGGTACAAAAGTATAACGCCATCTTAAAATACCAGTCGCAGGTGGCGGTGATGCGGGGGTTTCTCACCAGCTTTGCGCGGGCCACGGAGCTCTACTGGGCTTATCCGCCGGCCGAGGTGCTCACCGCCGGCCCCGGTGGGGAGAGCCCCAAGGCCGTGGCGGTGGACGTGGTCGGCGACAGCATCATCGACCGCTGGGAAAAGGACGCCGACATTGTCCGGCTCGATGCCGCGTTGGACGGGGAAAACCTGCGCTTTTGGCTGCGCCTGCGGGGCCCCGTGAGCCGGGAAATCAGCTACCGCCTGGAGGTGGTGGCGCTGGAAAAAGGGGAGGCGGGCCGGGGCCGCGTGGCGGTAAGCTACCCTGGGCCGGCCGCTCCCGGCACGGGAGCTGTGCCGGCTGCGGACACCGTCAGCTACCAGGTGTCCCGCCGCCTCCTGGGCGACCCGGCGGAGATTTTTGTCAGCGCTGAAACCTACCAGGGCCGGGTGCGGGCCGACCGGCTCCCGCAGGTGCGCATCGTGCTCCATGAGTAG
- a CDS encoding phosphatidylserine decarboxylase, giving the protein MWLWFLTLTAILLGGLYWYLRNVYFFRDPVRHPPADPDAILAPCDGTVVYVKPFRAGRIEVSKLGESVPLPEIHRSSHRFADGWLIGIYMSPLDVHFNYAPVTAAVTDVVHAPAATNLPMVDLWEYVRLTFLRRAVDLFAHRYRLVNERNTLFLRPEGRPPLAMVEIADKFVNKISCFVQAGQTVQAGQKVSFIARGSQVDLIIGEPEVGILVQAGSRVTGAESIVARWRKAAP; this is encoded by the coding sequence GTGTGGCTCTGGTTCCTGACCCTTACGGCCATTCTCCTCGGCGGCCTCTACTGGTACCTGCGTAACGTCTACTTCTTCCGCGACCCGGTGCGCCACCCGCCGGCCGACCCGGACGCCATTTTGGCACCCTGCGACGGTACCGTGGTGTACGTGAAACCATTTCGCGCCGGGCGGATCGAGGTCAGCAAACTGGGAGAGTCCGTCCCGCTGCCGGAAATCCACCGCTCCAGCCACCGTTTTGCCGACGGCTGGCTGATCGGCATTTACATGTCACCGCTCGACGTGCACTTCAACTACGCCCCGGTGACGGCGGCGGTAACCGACGTGGTCCATGCCCCGGCCGCCACCAACCTGCCCATGGTGGACCTTTGGGAATACGTCAGGCTGACCTTTCTGCGGCGGGCGGTGGACCTCTTTGCCCACCGCTATCGCCTGGTTAACGAACGGAACACCCTCTTTCTCCGCCCGGAAGGCAGGCCGCCGCTCGCCATGGTAGAGATTGCCGACAAGTTCGTCAACAAGATCTCCTGCTTTGTGCAGGCGGGCCAGACGGTGCAGGCGGGGCAAAAGGTCTCTTTCATCGCCCGCGGCTCGCAGGTGGACCTTATCATCGGTGAACCGGAGGTCGGCATCCTGGTGCAGGCGGGTTCCCGGGTCACGGGCGCCGAGTCCATCGTGGCGCGGTGGCGCAAAGCGGCGCCATGA
- a CDS encoding DUF3160 domain-containing protein translates to MVIQRCRLRVQAGKGATRAGVSCLALLLLAAALAGCTPTPGQGGGGPAAGEPVALESGQPDPGTSTAPGAFAGFAEVPVRVSPAVKPYQVAPDLSNITNKDMFTLSPAARNLFIKNGFVVVPNSHFKEFFALYEMNRYAPRPLFVTTDSLLHNYHLFFSHLLRVMEEESLAPDLKRLTQSLLERALQDLAALKGTAWENAARRNVAFLAVAARLLDLEAPVPGEVRKVVEAELTLIDRHREWALSPVMNLGSDPDLVEGLKEDYSQYLPRGHYDKSDLLKSYFKAMMWYGRLTFRAQSEDETRSAVLLTRALDQAGNPELWARIYEPTKFLVGQSDDPTYPAYRELLLKVYGPAAGLKTLVEDRAKWSQLVAAVRDLKPPAINSLPIFAAGLQPDRDREISGFRLLGQRFTLDAAIFQRLVYREVGENSCGARRMLPRGLDIAAAMGSREAYKILQAEGETDYARYPENMERLRRAIAGLDPTTWTQNLYWGWLYTLLPLTWEKPEGYPSFMRNPAWARKELSTYLAGWTELKHDTLLYAKQVYAEAGGGDQVDDRGYVEPNPYVYARLAALAQMTREGLMARQLISERDQVNLQRLEELALALKAIAEKELNATPLAAEDYELIRSYGASLEHFWLEALRDEGVDHPSAQNDRPAALVADVATDIGGGRVLEEATGPVFPIYVAVPVDGKLRIAVGGVYSYYEFPWPLAERLTDKKWHQLINEGQAPPQPAWTKSFTAPPAAAPPHA, encoded by the coding sequence ATGGTCATACAGCGTTGCCGCCTGCGCGTGCAGGCTGGGAAAGGAGCAACCCGGGCAGGGGTGAGCTGCCTGGCCCTACTGCTGCTGGCGGCGGCCCTCGCCGGCTGCACCCCCACCCCTGGCCAGGGCGGCGGTGGGCCCGCGGCAGGCGAACCGGTCGCGCTGGAGAGCGGGCAGCCTGACCCGGGGACTTCCACAGCACCCGGCGCCTTTGCCGGCTTCGCGGAGGTTCCGGTTCGGGTCAGCCCTGCAGTCAAACCTTATCAAGTGGCTCCGGACCTGAGCAACATCACCAACAAAGATATGTTTACACTGTCACCCGCGGCCCGGAACCTCTTCATCAAGAACGGGTTTGTGGTTGTGCCGAACAGCCACTTCAAGGAGTTCTTCGCCCTCTATGAGATGAACCGGTACGCACCGCGGCCGCTTTTTGTCACCACCGATTCGCTGCTGCATAACTACCACCTCTTTTTTAGCCATTTGCTGCGGGTGATGGAAGAAGAAAGCCTCGCGCCGGACCTGAAAAGGTTGACCCAGTCCCTGCTGGAAAGAGCGCTTCAAGATCTTGCCGCCCTGAAAGGCACGGCCTGGGAAAACGCCGCCCGGCGCAACGTGGCCTTTCTGGCGGTGGCAGCCCGGCTTTTGGACCTGGAAGCGCCGGTGCCGGGAGAAGTAAGAAAGGTAGTTGAGGCTGAACTTACCCTGATTGACCGGCACCGGGAATGGGCCCTTTCCCCGGTGATGAACCTGGGCAGCGACCCTGACCTGGTGGAAGGCTTGAAGGAAGACTATTCCCAGTACCTGCCCCGGGGCCACTACGACAAGTCCGATCTGCTCAAGTCCTATTTCAAGGCAATGATGTGGTACGGTCGGCTCACCTTCCGGGCCCAGAGCGAGGATGAGACCCGGTCCGCCGTCTTGCTGACCCGGGCACTCGATCAAGCGGGAAACCCTGAGCTCTGGGCCAGAATCTATGAACCGACCAAGTTTCTGGTCGGCCAGAGCGACGATCCTACGTATCCCGCTTACCGGGAACTCCTCCTCAAGGTCTACGGGCCCGCCGCCGGCCTGAAAACCCTGGTGGAGGACCGCGCGAAATGGTCCCAGCTCGTGGCAGCCGTGCGGGATTTAAAACCTCCGGCCATTAATTCCCTGCCCATCTTTGCTGCCGGTCTTCAGCCCGACCGGGACAGGGAGATCAGCGGCTTCCGTCTCCTGGGTCAACGCTTCACCTTGGACGCCGCCATTTTTCAGCGGCTGGTCTATCGCGAAGTGGGGGAAAACAGCTGCGGTGCAAGAAGGATGCTGCCCCGGGGCCTGGACATCGCTGCGGCCATGGGTTCCCGAGAAGCATACAAAATCCTTCAGGCGGAAGGAGAAACCGACTACGCCCGGTATCCGGAGAATATGGAGCGGCTGCGCCGGGCAATCGCCGGTTTGGACCCGACGACCTGGACGCAGAACCTGTACTGGGGCTGGCTGTACACCCTCCTTCCTCTCACCTGGGAAAAGCCGGAAGGCTACCCTTCCTTCATGCGCAACCCGGCCTGGGCCAGAAAGGAACTCAGCACCTACCTGGCCGGCTGGACGGAACTGAAGCACGACACCCTGCTCTACGCCAAACAGGTCTACGCCGAGGCCGGCGGCGGCGATCAGGTCGACGACCGGGGCTATGTGGAACCCAACCCCTACGTCTACGCCCGGCTGGCCGCCCTGGCGCAAATGACCCGGGAGGGACTCATGGCGCGCCAGCTTATCAGCGAACGGGACCAGGTCAACTTACAGCGGTTGGAGGAGCTCGCCCTGGCTCTCAAGGCCATCGCCGAGAAAGAGCTGAACGCCACCCCCTTGGCCGCAGAGGATTATGAGCTGATCCGCTCTTACGGGGCCAGCCTGGAACACTTCTGGCTCGAAGCCCTGCGGGACGAAGGCGTCGACCACCCCTCCGCCCAGAACGACCGGCCCGCGGCGTTGGTGGCCGATGTGGCGACCGACATCGGCGGCGGTCGGGTCCTGGAAGAAGCCACCGGCCCGGTTTTTCCCATCTATGTGGCCGTACCGGTGGACGGTAAACTGCGCATCGCCGTCGGCGGCGTCTACTCCTACTATGAGTTCCCCTGGCCCCTCGCGGAGCGTTTGACGGATAAAAAGTGGCACCAGCTGATCAACGAAGGCCAAGCTCCCCCTCAGCCGGCTTGGACCAAGTCCTTCACCGCCCCGCCCGCTGCCGCTCCACCCCATGCCTAG
- a CDS encoding CapA family protein, with amino-acid sequence MPRRRLWLLIGGLAVVLGALTPRLETVRLETFATFRAGEMRLPVQEDPIALVAVGDIMLSRGVAREMKKAGDSRLPFAKIKPYLQGDIVLGNLEGPITPGPEIEPSEMRLRADPGTEAVLRDAGFTLLTLANNHLPDFGPHGISDTRQYLAQAGIGCTGAGLTARQAGEPYCVQVKGVRLAFLAFADPELVPAVHGTGEEQPGPALFSPEKAAAAVRAARRKADFIVVSLHGGREYAAEPDEAQIQAARGAIDAGADLVLGHHPHVVQRVERYRGGYILYSLGNFVFDQWWSEATRESVVVRLLVDKSGVEKLEFLPVYINKRAQPEPVRGAAAQSIAARLELPLQAEPLATWSESDSSYYLGTKYVHYCRQTLEAFRRRQTAHADLDEDGRQEVYRLQNGRLIVEEEAQPLWQSPPEWWVDGFTLADADNDGRTDLNLSVWKAGSFGPHKPFWITEDDNSVKNHLFIFDLVDDAVKPIWQSSNLDRPICEMAFTDLDANGENELVVTEGSYTDPTNRQLTIWQWNGWGFTRLL; translated from the coding sequence ATGCCTAGGCGAAGGCTATGGCTGCTGATCGGCGGGCTGGCGGTCGTACTGGGGGCGCTCACGCCCAGGCTGGAAACTGTCCGCCTGGAGACCTTTGCCACCTTCCGCGCCGGCGAAATGCGGCTGCCGGTACAAGAAGACCCGATCGCGCTGGTGGCGGTGGGCGACATCATGCTCTCGCGCGGCGTGGCGCGGGAGATGAAAAAGGCCGGCGACAGCCGCTTACCCTTCGCCAAGATCAAACCCTACCTGCAGGGGGATATTGTCCTCGGCAACCTGGAAGGACCGATCACGCCGGGACCGGAGATAGAGCCGTCGGAAATGCGCCTCCGCGCCGACCCGGGAACCGAGGCCGTTCTACGCGACGCCGGGTTCACCCTGCTCACCCTGGCTAATAATCACCTTCCCGACTTCGGTCCGCATGGGATCAGCGATACCCGGCAGTACCTCGCCCAGGCCGGGATCGGCTGCACCGGGGCCGGTCTGACCGCCCGTCAGGCTGGCGAGCCGTACTGCGTGCAGGTCAAAGGGGTCCGGTTGGCCTTCCTGGCCTTTGCCGATCCGGAACTAGTTCCTGCAGTCCACGGTACCGGGGAGGAGCAACCGGGCCCGGCCTTGTTCAGCCCGGAAAAAGCGGCGGCCGCCGTTCGAGCCGCCCGCCGAAAAGCGGATTTTATTGTCGTCTCCCTGCACGGCGGCCGGGAGTACGCCGCCGAACCGGACGAAGCCCAAATCCAGGCCGCCCGCGGGGCCATCGACGCCGGGGCGGATCTGGTCCTGGGACACCACCCCCATGTGGTGCAGCGGGTGGAACGCTACCGGGGAGGGTATATCCTCTACAGCTTAGGCAACTTCGTTTTTGACCAGTGGTGGTCGGAAGCCACCCGGGAGAGCGTGGTCGTCCGGCTTTTGGTGGACAAGAGCGGCGTGGAAAAACTGGAGTTCCTCCCGGTGTACATCAATAAGCGCGCCCAACCGGAACCGGTGCGGGGCGCCGCTGCACAGAGCATCGCCGCCCGGCTCGAGCTGCCTTTGCAGGCAGAACCGCTGGCCACCTGGAGCGAAAGCGACTCCTCCTACTACCTTGGCACCAAGTATGTCCATTACTGCCGCCAGACACTGGAGGCCTTTCGGCGGCGGCAAACCGCCCACGCCGACCTGGACGAAGACGGCCGGCAGGAAGTCTACCGGCTGCAGAACGGGCGGCTGATCGTAGAGGAGGAGGCGCAGCCGCTGTGGCAGTCGCCCCCAGAATGGTGGGTGGACGGTTTCACCCTGGCCGATGCCGATAACGACGGCCGGACCGACCTCAACTTGAGTGTCTGGAAGGCGGGCAGTTTTGGGCCGCACAAGCCCTTCTGGATAACTGAAGACGACAACAGCGTCAAGAACCACCTTTTCATCTTTGACCTGGTTGATGATGCCGTCAAGCCGATCTGGCAGTCCTCCAACCTCGACCGCCCCATCTGCGAAATGGCTTTCACCGATCTGGACGCCAACGGGGAAAATGAGCTGGTTGTCACTGAGGGCAGCTATACCGACCCGACCAACCGGCAGCTCACCATCTGGCAGTGGAACGGCTGGGGCTTCACACGCCTGCTGTGA
- the smpB gene encoding SsrA-binding protein SmpB translates to MAKEKRAEKKGQRIVTENRKARHDYFVLQTYEAGLALVGTEVKSLREGKANLRDSYARVENGEIILYNMHISPYQKGGYVNHEPKRPRRLLLHKGEIGRLAGAVQQKGLTLVPLSVYFNERGLAKVALALAQGKKVYDKRDDLAKREAAREIERAFKERSLGAI, encoded by the coding sequence ATGGCGAAAGAAAAAAGGGCGGAGAAAAAAGGACAGCGCATTGTCACCGAAAACCGCAAGGCCCGCCACGACTACTTCGTGCTGCAGACCTACGAAGCCGGGCTGGCGCTGGTGGGCACCGAGGTCAAGTCGCTGCGCGAGGGCAAGGCGAACCTCAGGGACAGCTATGCCCGGGTTGAAAACGGCGAAATCATCCTTTATAATATGCATATCAGCCCTTACCAAAAAGGTGGTTACGTTAACCACGAGCCCAAGCGCCCGCGCAGGCTCCTTCTGCACAAGGGTGAAATCGGCCGGCTGGCCGGTGCGGTGCAGCAAAAAGGGCTGACGCTGGTCCCGCTCTCCGTTTACTTTAACGAACGGGGCCTGGCAAAAGTAGCCCTGGCTCTGGCCCAGGGCAAGAAGGTCTACGATAAACGGGATGACCTCGCCAAGCGCGAAGCGGCGCGGGAGATCGAGCGGGCCTTCAAAGAGCGCTCCCTGGGGGCGATTTAG